One window from the genome of Parasteatoda tepidariorum isolate YZ-2023 chromosome 8, CAS_Ptep_4.0, whole genome shotgun sequence encodes:
- the LOC107442302 gene encoding uncharacterized protein codes for MFISLLLLYVIGMANEIVKGQLHAKETKIDTSDGYCNTEEYGKIPIRGTGYSDPKKGCKIAACYDGRLFEKSCGKFSVKASCRMMEGGPGHFPDCCPKPYCPKDESGRNYINIH; via the exons atgttcatAAGTTTGCTATTGTTGTATGTTATTGGAATGGCAAATGAAATTGTGAAAGGACAGCTTCATGCAAAGGAAACTAAAATTGACACTTCCGATg GATACTGCAACACCGAGGAATATGGAAAAATTCCAATTAGAGGAACAGGCTACAGTGATCCTAAAAAAGGCTGTAAAATTGCTGCCTGTTATGATGGAAGACTATTTGAAAAATC ATGTGggaaattttcagttaaagcTTCGTGTAGGATGATGGAAGGAGGACCGGGTCATTTCCCGGATTGTTGTCCAAAACCTTACTGCCCAAAAGATGAAAGTGgaagaaattatataaacataCATTGA